In Ignavibacteria bacterium, a single genomic region encodes these proteins:
- a CDS encoding M6 family metalloprotease domain-containing protein, which yields MTFRKIILLVSISLAFTLELFPAYLSFEPVTLIQPNGKILYIYASGDEFYNWLHDAEGYTIIQNSKSGYYCYAVLEGGSIVASKYIVGAANPLLTGFQKWLTVPESEIIKKRNEFYTNSPQDIGDAPKTGVINNLVVYIRFAGENEFTDSLVYYDRLFNLSVPGTNSMKNYFKEVSYNQLSIGTSFYPTTTNAFVASYKDTSVRAYFKPYNETSNPLGYSSANKTEREHSLLNRACQYIANMVPDTLNLDGDEDGRIDNVCFIVYGSSTAWADLLWPHMWSLYSQNVYIRGKRVYTYNFQIQNSLKSSGVGVLCHEMFHSLGAPDLYHYTSNGINPMSRWDVMDANQNPPQHMCTHMKMKYGTWISSIPTIFSPGTYTLKYTLSPTNNAYKIITPFSSIEYFVVEFRRKLSVFENSIPGDGMLIMRINSTRNGNANGPPDEVYAYRPNGTLNANGSPLQAHYCLEVGRTAINNTTNPSPFLLDGAQGGLNIDNVGSYQDSIISFTIGTLTSINNNVVPIKTSLSQNYPNPFNPATEIEYSISKSGNVSLIVYDILGKEVSVLVNEMQNPGNYRVQYDASALTSGIYFYKINSEGFSDIKRMMLIK from the coding sequence ATGACTTTCAGAAAGATTATTTTACTCGTTTCTATTAGTTTAGCATTCACTTTAGAATTATTTCCCGCATATCTCTCCTTTGAACCTGTAACGCTTATACAGCCGAATGGTAAGATACTATATATTTATGCTAGTGGTGATGAATTTTATAACTGGCTTCATGATGCAGAAGGTTACACTATAATTCAAAATTCAAAATCTGGTTATTATTGCTATGCAGTCCTTGAAGGAGGTTCTATTGTTGCTTCAAAATATATTGTTGGTGCCGCAAATCCTTTACTAACAGGATTTCAAAAGTGGTTAACAGTTCCTGAAAGTGAAATAATAAAGAAAAGGAATGAGTTTTATACGAATTCACCTCAAGATATAGGTGATGCACCTAAAACTGGAGTTATAAACAATTTAGTAGTATATATCAGATTTGCTGGAGAAAACGAGTTTACTGATTCATTGGTATATTATGACCGCTTGTTTAATCTTAGTGTTCCCGGTACTAATTCGATGAAAAATTATTTTAAGGAAGTTTCTTATAATCAGCTAAGTATTGGAACGTCATTTTATCCGACGACAACGAATGCGTTTGTTGCTTCATACAAGGATACATCAGTCAGAGCCTATTTCAAACCATATAATGAAACATCCAATCCATTAGGATATTCATCTGCTAATAAGACTGAGAGGGAACATTCATTGCTGAATAGAGCATGTCAGTATATAGCAAATATGGTACCTGATACTTTAAATCTTGACGGAGACGAGGATGGAAGGATTGATAATGTTTGCTTCATAGTTTACGGAAGTTCAACTGCATGGGCTGATTTATTATGGCCGCATATGTGGTCATTATATTCTCAAAACGTTTATATAAGAGGGAAGAGAGTTTATACTTATAATTTCCAGATTCAAAATAGTTTAAAAAGCAGTGGAGTAGGTGTTCTATGCCATGAGATGTTTCATTCTTTAGGTGCTCCCGATTTATATCATTATACAAGTAACGGAATAAATCCGATGAGCAGATGGGATGTGATGGATGCCAATCAAAATCCTCCTCAGCATATGTGCACACATATGAAGATGAAATACGGGACATGGATATCATCCATACCTACGATTTTCTCACCCGGAACGTATACTTTAAAATATACTCTTTCCCCAACAAATAATGCATACAAAATAATAACTCCATTTTCATCAATTGAATATTTTGTTGTTGAATTTCGCAGAAAGCTCTCTGTATTTGAGAATTCGATACCGGGAGATGGTATGCTAATAATGAGAATCAATTCAACGCGAAACGGAAATGCAAACGGACCGCCTGATGAAGTATATGCATACAGGCCAAACGGTACTTTGAACGCAAATGGAAGCCCGCTGCAAGCTCATTATTGTCTGGAAGTAGGTAGAACAGCAATTAATAATACAACAAATCCTTCTCCTTTCCTCTTAGATGGAGCTCAAGGAGGATTAAATATCGATAATGTAGGTTCGTATCAAGATTCAATAATTTCTTTCACTATCGGCACATTAACAAGTATTAATAACAATGTTGTACCGATAAAAACAAGCTTATCTCAAAACTATCCAAATCCATTTAATCCTGCTACGGAAATTGAGTACAGTATATCGAAATCGGGGAATGTTTCACTAATTGTGTATGATATTCTTGGGAAAGAAGTATCAGTTTTGGTTAATGAAATGCAAAATCCGGGGAATTATAGGGTGCAGTATGACGCATCAGCATTGACTTCTGGTATCTATTTCTATAAAATCAATTCAGAAGGATTTAGTGATATTAAGCGAATGATGTTAATTAAATGA
- a CDS encoding DUF6265 family protein, with product MKTIFVIFFVTLFCYINGYSQSIVYPTHLFYGQYSSTTDKDKTTEIWEISAEGELVGKTIYEYQGGSMLSETMRVINKENELQYCATILEQDPENPQGEICFTLKNYKDEVFIFENLNHDFPKRIIYDFSGFGTVNTRVEGDTSSFDIKYIREYIHQPITIKGKVFKQPFENKAGKINEGVYDYFLNIQGINYFIKIGKSYIKISELETLLDKDIAYSVIFNQGLWDADDNNQQSRVGKYVIISKLD from the coding sequence ATGAAGACAATATTTGTTATATTTTTCGTAACCTTGTTTTGTTACATAAATGGATATTCTCAGTCTATTGTTTACCCTACTCACCTTTTCTACGGTCAATATTCATCAACAACTGATAAAGATAAGACAACAGAAATATGGGAAATTTCTGCTGAAGGTGAGCTTGTTGGTAAAACAATTTATGAATATCAGGGTGGTTCAATGCTGTCAGAAACAATGCGTGTTATTAACAAAGAGAATGAGTTACAATATTGTGCTACAATCTTGGAACAGGACCCTGAAAATCCGCAGGGTGAAATATGTTTCACCTTGAAGAATTATAAAGATGAGGTGTTTATATTTGAAAACCTCAATCACGATTTCCCCAAAAGAATAATTTATGATTTCTCTGGATTCGGAACAGTAAACACCAGAGTAGAAGGCGATACTTCGAGTTTTGATATTAAGTATATTAGAGAATATATCCATCAACCGATTACAATTAAAGGTAAGGTTTTTAAACAGCCTTTTGAAAATAAAGCAGGAAAAATTAATGAAGGAGTCTACGATTACTTCCTAAATATACAGGGAATAAATTACTTTATAAAAATTGGCAAATCTTATATAAAAATAAGTGAGTTAGAGACTTTACTTGATAAAGATATTGCATATTCTGTTATCTTCAATCAAGGTCTTTGGGATGCAGATGACAACAATCAGCAAAGCAGGGTTGGCAAATACGTTATTATATCAAAATTAGATTAA
- the leuD gene encoding 3-isopropylmalate dehydratase small subunit (catalyzes the isomerization between 2-isopropylmalate and 3-isopropylmalate in leucine biosynthesis), with protein MGKVVYIFGNDISTDAIYPGRYMATVLPTETPQFCFADYTELNQKLNSKEYPAGSVIIGGNNFGCGSSREQAASTIFGHGLVVIAKDYARIFLQNAINLGLNLITCPDIEADLGDEIELVGDKVVNKTKGKEFATVPLPAARMAIVEAGGLVAYTRKKVLAKYAK; from the coding sequence ATGGGAAAAGTAGTATATATTTTCGGTAATGATATTTCCACGGATGCTATCTATCCGGGAAGATACATGGCTACAGTACTGCCGACTGAAACGCCTCAGTTCTGTTTTGCGGATTATACTGAATTAAATCAAAAACTTAATTCCAAAGAATATCCCGCTGGTAGCGTTATTATTGGCGGCAATAATTTTGGATGTGGTTCTTCACGTGAACAAGCTGCGTCAACAATTTTTGGACACGGTCTTGTAGTTATTGCAAAAGATTATGCACGTATATTCTTGCAAAATGCAATTAACCTCGGACTTAATCTTATTACTTGTCCTGATATAGAAGCTGACTTAGGAGATGAAATCGAATTAGTAGGAGACAAAGTGGTTAATAAAACAAAAGGAAAAGAATTTGCTACTGTCCCTCTTCCTGCAGCTCGTATGGCAATCGTTGAAGCCGGTGGTCTTGTCGCTTATACAAGAAAGAAAGTCTTAGCAAAATACGCAAAATAA
- a CDS encoding 3-isopropylmalate dehydratase large subunit, translating into MTIVEKILAKATKKDSVKPGDVLEPEVNVAMSHENAALVINQFNEVFIDTGLEPKVWDPNKIAIIFDHRVPAESSKTATNQKKIRNFVKANGITKFHDIRSDEGGICHQILAEYGYIRPGDVVVGTDSHTTTHGAFGAFAFGIGATEMASVWSLGTVLNVEVPETIKVVVNGKFKDNVFPKDLILYIIGKMSAQGANFKVIEFHGEAIRNMPMSGRLVLSNMSVEAGATAGIVPGDAETERYLREAGVTDAINPVLSDSDAKYCEVVEINANEFEPQIACPHTVDNVKPISQVKGVKVDQIVIGSCTNGRIDDLEIAASILKGKKVAEDTRMLIFPASWKIYKQALKQGLLEIFSDSGAIIMNPGCGCCLGVHQGAIGDGEVALSTTNRNFKGRMGNPRGDVYLCSPAVAAASAVAGEITSPIMKGVN; encoded by the coding sequence ATGACAATAGTCGAGAAAATTCTCGCTAAAGCGACCAAAAAGGATTCTGTAAAACCTGGCGATGTTTTAGAACCCGAAGTCAATGTTGCAATGTCACATGAAAATGCTGCACTTGTAATTAATCAATTCAATGAAGTATTCATAGATACTGGACTTGAACCGAAAGTATGGGACCCGAATAAAATAGCGATTATATTCGACCACAGAGTTCCTGCAGAAAGCTCTAAAACTGCTACAAATCAGAAAAAGATAAGAAACTTTGTTAAAGCTAACGGTATTACTAAATTTCATGATATTCGCTCTGATGAAGGCGGTATATGTCACCAGATTCTTGCTGAATACGGCTATATTAGGCCTGGTGATGTTGTTGTTGGTACAGATAGCCACACGACGACTCATGGTGCATTTGGTGCATTTGCTTTTGGTATTGGTGCTACAGAAATGGCAAGCGTTTGGTCACTCGGAACCGTACTTAACGTTGAAGTTCCTGAAACTATCAAAGTTGTCGTTAATGGTAAATTTAAAGATAATGTCTTTCCAAAAGATTTAATACTATATATAATTGGTAAAATGTCAGCTCAAGGTGCTAACTTTAAAGTAATAGAATTCCATGGGGAAGCAATCAGAAATATGCCGATGTCTGGAAGACTCGTTCTTTCAAACATGTCTGTTGAAGCAGGTGCTACAGCTGGAATTGTTCCCGGTGATGCAGAAACAGAACGTTACCTCAGAGAAGCAGGAGTCACTGATGCAATTAATCCAGTTCTTTCCGATAGCGATGCGAAGTACTGCGAAGTTGTTGAGATAAATGCGAATGAATTTGAACCTCAGATCGCATGCCCGCATACGGTAGATAACGTTAAACCAATCAGCCAAGTGAAAGGTGTTAAGGTTGATCAGATTGTCATTGGTTCGTGTACTAACGGAAGAATTGATGACTTGGAAATTGCAGCAAGTATTCTTAAAGGTAAAAAAGTTGCTGAAGATACTCGTATGCTTATCTTCCCTGCATCTTGGAAAATATACAAACAAGCATTGAAACAAGGTTTGCTTGAAATATTCTCTGATTCAGGCGCAATCATTATGAACCCTGGTTGCGGATGCTGCCTCGGTGTACATCAGGGAGCAATTGGTGACGGTGAAGTAGCTCTTTCAACTACAAACAGAAACTTTAAAGGTAGAATGGGTAATCCTAGAGGCGACGTTTATTTATGCTCTCCCGCAGTAGCTGCAGCAAGTGCTGTTGCAGGTGAAATAACAAGTCCTATAATGAAAGGAGTAAACTAA
- the pepF gene encoding oligoendopeptidase F produces the protein MTINNNIFSQTDKKIPDYSMTERKDIPVEFTWKIEDLYTNDEAWKSDKDAAVDMISKVDALQKNWTESSSNMLTMLELISDINKKSGVLYAYASHQSAADIGDTKFQKMEGELQSIFVNYYAKLAFINPDIIALGKDKLDTYISQEPKLKPYSFMLYDILRSKDHILPEEQQKIVSMTGLFSGIPSKTANMLNDMELPSVDVKLSDGTKVTLNYANYVKFRGDKDPANRSLVMREFWNNMKNFENTFSILQDGAVKNHLFNAKVTKFENCLDAKLFNDNIPREVYTNLIKSVKDNLDPLHRYLKLKQKLLKLDKYRYEDIYASAVPSVEKIYTFKDGENLIKESMKPLGDEYQSTLDEAYKNRWMDIYPNKNKESGAYSGGVYGVHPYVKLNYNGEYESVSTVAHELGHAMHSYLSNKYQPFVTSDYTIFLAEIASTFNENMLMEYMLKNETDDMYKLFILDAYLDQVRGTLYRQTLFADFELAMHEKVEEGKTLTADWLNEKYLSLTREYYGHYKGVTQVDDYIQREWSRIPHFFYNFYVFQYSTGIISSMALAEMVLNGGEKERDAYINMLKSGGKDFSINILKEAGVDMTTKEPYEKAFKRFDYLVSEMEKIMARLNK, from the coding sequence ATGACAATTAATAATAACATCTTTAGTCAGACCGATAAGAAGATACCTGACTATTCTATGACAGAAAGAAAAGATATTCCCGTGGAATTCACTTGGAAAATCGAAGACCTTTATACAAATGATGAAGCTTGGAAATCTGATAAAGATGCCGCTGTCGATATGATTTCAAAGGTTGATGCTTTACAGAAAAACTGGACAGAATCTTCTTCAAACATGCTTACCATGCTTGAATTAATCTCTGATATTAATAAGAAATCCGGTGTTCTATACGCTTATGCTTCTCACCAGAGTGCTGCTGATATTGGAGATACAAAATTTCAGAAAATGGAAGGCGAACTTCAATCCATTTTTGTAAACTATTATGCAAAGTTAGCATTTATAAACCCTGATATCATTGCCCTCGGTAAAGATAAGCTTGATACATATATTTCTCAGGAGCCAAAGTTGAAACCTTACAGTTTTATGCTTTATGATATCTTAAGAAGTAAAGATCACATCCTTCCCGAAGAACAGCAAAAAATAGTTTCCATGACTGGCTTATTCTCAGGTATCCCGAGCAAAACTGCTAATATGCTGAATGATATGGAACTGCCCTCTGTCGATGTAAAGCTCTCAGACGGAACTAAAGTGACTTTGAATTATGCGAATTATGTTAAATTCCGCGGTGACAAAGACCCTGCTAATAGAAGCCTTGTAATGAGAGAATTCTGGAATAACATGAAGAACTTCGAAAATACGTTCTCAATTCTTCAAGACGGTGCAGTTAAAAACCATCTCTTTAACGCTAAAGTTACGAAATTTGAAAACTGCCTTGATGCAAAATTGTTTAACGATAATATCCCAAGAGAAGTTTACACAAACCTTATTAAATCAGTTAAGGATAACCTTGATCCTCTGCACAGATATTTAAAACTCAAGCAGAAACTTCTTAAGCTCGATAAATATAGATATGAAGATATCTACGCATCCGCAGTCCCATCAGTCGAAAAGATTTATACATTTAAGGATGGTGAAAATCTTATTAAAGAATCTATGAAACCGCTGGGCGACGAGTATCAATCAACTCTCGATGAAGCTTACAAAAACAGATGGATGGATATTTATCCCAATAAAAATAAAGAAAGCGGTGCATATTCAGGAGGTGTTTATGGTGTGCATCCATACGTTAAGTTGAACTATAACGGCGAATACGAATCAGTTTCTACTGTAGCTCACGAACTTGGACATGCAATGCATTCATATTTATCCAATAAATATCAGCCTTTTGTGACTTCTGATTACACCATTTTTCTAGCCGAAATTGCTTCCACTTTTAACGAGAATATGCTTATGGAGTATATGTTGAAAAATGAAACTGATGATATGTATAAACTATTTATACTCGATGCTTATCTGGATCAGGTAAGAGGTACATTATACAGACAAACCTTATTTGCTGATTTTGAACTTGCAATGCACGAGAAAGTTGAGGAAGGAAAAACTCTTACTGCCGATTGGTTGAATGAAAAATATTTAAGCCTTACCCGTGAATATTATGGACACTATAAAGGTGTTACACAGGTTGATGATTATATTCAGAGAGAATGGAGTCGAATCCCGCATTTCTTCTATAATTTTTATGTGTTTCAGTATAGTACAGGAATAATATCTTCAATGGCTCTCGCTGAAATGGTGTTGAATGGTGGTGAAAAAGAACGCGATGCTTACATTAATATGCTGAAATCAGGCGGAAAAGATTTCTCAATCAACATTCTTAAGGAAGCCGGTGTTGATATGACTACAAAAGAACCCTATGAAAAAGCATTTAAAAGATTTGATTATCTCGTTTCAGAAATGGAAAAAATTATGGCTCGTCTCAATAAATAA
- the rpsR gene encoding 30S ribosomal protein S18 produces the protein MKKVKAKSNYKLTQQLAAKKQAAAKRRDPFKERGIESFIDFRDVKLLTRFLNEQGKLLPARITGSPAKMQRKLTTAVKRARHLAFLPFVSEGTKY, from the coding sequence ATGAAAAAAGTAAAAGCGAAAAGCAATTACAAACTTACTCAACAGCTTGCAGCGAAAAAACAAGCAGCAGCAAAGAGGAGAGACCCTTTTAAAGAGAGGGGAATCGAAAGTTTTATTGACTTCCGCGATGTCAAGCTGCTGACGAGATTCTTAAATGAACAAGGTAAGCTGCTTCCTGCGAGAATTACGGGTTCTCCAGCTAAAATGCAGAGAAAGCTAACGACAGCTGTAAAAAGAGCAAGGCATCTCGCTTTTCTTCCATTCGTCA